One stretch of Nicotiana tabacum cultivar K326 chromosome 18, ASM71507v2, whole genome shotgun sequence DNA includes these proteins:
- the LOC107793845 gene encoding pentatricopeptide repeat-containing protein At4g33170-like, with translation MLPEILGSLLHHCSKTKAFRYGLSVHAAAIKSGLRDDVVISNHILNMYAKCGNINFASQVFNEMSERNLVTWSAMISGYSQDGKHLMAINLYSQMPLAPNEFVLASALSSCSNLLALKLGRQIHAQSIKLGCSSISFVSNSLISMYMKNGQCGDALSVFARTPNLTDVSYNAIIMGLVESNQREEAFEVYKCMCRQGLVPDCFTFVGLLGTCNSEDDLGKGMQLHSQTMKLKLDGTAFIGNVIMIMYSNINMLDEAEKVFRSIKEKDVISWNTLIAACSRCDDHSKALRVFREMLEYFDGRPDEFTYASVLSASAGMGSMQFGRQIHAHIIRTSSSVDIGVGNALVNMYAKCGCIQYSYTAFRLMTCHNLVSWNSVIAGFANHGHGKEVIKLFEEMRNVGLKPDSVTFLGLLIACNHAGLVDEGLDYFNTMNEIYGVTPDIEHFSCLIDLLGRAGRLKDAEEYMQRYSFGHDPVVLGCLLSACRLHGDVVIGERMAKKLLQLRPVSTSPYVLLSNLYASDEKWDSVAEARKMLKGCGLKKEAGHSLIEVKGFVEKFTIGDFSNSRIEEIMKVLGALGCGWDEETFLLDSA, from the coding sequence ATGTTACCAGAAATTCTTGGTTCACTATTGCATCATTGCTCTAAGACCAAGGCATTCCGTTATGGCCTCTCTGTTCATGCTGCGGCGATCAAGTCAGGCTTGCGAGATGACGTTGTCATATCCAATCACATCCTCAACATGTATGCCAAGTGTggaaatatcaactttgccagtCAAGTTTTTAATGAGATGTCCGAGAGAAATCTCGTTACCTGGTCAGCCATGATCTCTGGTTATAGCCAAGATGGGAAGCATCTCATGGCTATCAACCTTTACTCCCAAATGCCACTAGCGCCCAATGAATTTGTCCTTGCTAGTGCTCTTAGTTCATGTTCTAACCTCTTGGCCCTGAAACTTGGTAGACAAATACATGCCCAGTCTATCAAATTAGGCTGTTCGTCCATTTCGTTTGTGTCCAACTCTCTGATCTCAATGTACATGAAAAACGGTCAATGTGGTGATGCTCTGTCGGTTTTTGCAAGAACACCTAATCTAACTGATGTCTCCTATAACGCAATCATTATGGGTTTGGTAGAAAGTAATCAAAGAGAGGAAGCATTTGAAGTATACAAATGTATGTGCCGACAAGGGTTGGTGCCAGACTGCTTCACCTTTGTGGGGTTATTAGGAACCTGCAATTCTGAAGATGATTTGGGGAAAGGAATGCAATTGCATAGCCAAACGATGAAGCTCAAACTTGACGGGACTGCTTTTATAGGCAATGTAATAATGATAATGTACTCAAATATAAACATGTTAGATGAAGCTGAAAAAGTTTTCagatcaatcaaagagaaagatgTCATTTCATGGAATACTCTCATTGCTGCTTGTTCTCGTTGTGATGATCATTCGAAGGCATTGCGCGTTTTTAGAGAGATGTTGGAGTATTTTGATGGAAGGCCTGATGAGTTTACCTATGCTAGTGTGCTTTCTGCATCTGCTGGCATGGGTTCTATGCAATTTGGGCGGCAAATACATGCACATATTATTAGAACAAGCTCAAGTGTAGACATTGGTGTTGGCAATGCACTTGTGAACATGTATGCTAAATGTGGCTGTATTCAGTATTCATATACAGCTTTTAGGCTAATGACTTGTCATAATCTTGTCTCATGGAATAGTGTCATTGCTGGATTTGCTAACCATGGCCATGGAAAAGAAGTTATAAAATTGTTCGAGGAGATGAGGAATGTCGGTTTAAAGCCTGATTCCGTCACATTTCTTGGACTTCTAATCGCTTGCAATCATGCAGGGCTTGTAGATGAGGGCCTAGATTACTTCAATACCATGAACGAGATTTATGGGGTTACTCCTGATATTGAACATTTCTCTTGCCTCATTGATCTACTAGGACGAGCTGGGAGACTGAAAGATGCTGAAGAATACATGCAAAGATACTCTTTTGGGCATGATCCAGTTGTTTTAGGTTGCTTACTTTCAGCTTGTCGGCTGCATGGTGATGTTGTAATAGGGGAAAGAATGGCTAAAAAGCTCCTACAGCTTCGGCCAGTTTCAACTTCACCTTATGTTTTGTTATCTAACTTGTATGCTTCAGACGAGAAGTGGGATAGTGTAGCAGAGGCAAGAAAAATGTTAAAGGGCTGCGGCTTAAAGAAGGAGGCTGGTCATAGTCTCATTGAAGTGAAGGGTTTTGTTGAAAAGTTCACAATTGGCGATTTCTCTAATTCAAGGATCGAGGAAATCATGAAAGTGCTTGGTGCTTTAGGCTGTGGATGGGATGAAGAAACTTTTCTCCTTGATTCAGCATAA